In Geotalea uraniireducens, one genomic interval encodes:
- a CDS encoding glycosyltransferase family 2 protein produces MKANSQPLVSIVTPFYNTARYLAECIDSVLAQNYDNWEYILANNCSTDGSREIAAAYAERDPRIRLVDNDRFLGQVQNYNQALRQISPTSVYCKIVQADDWIFPDCLKAMVALAVEHPRVGIVGSYYLNGTQVLGSGLPYPSTMVPGAEICRWHLRYYPERYLFGTPTSLLFRSDLVRARQPFYDEESLLEDYEVCYELLQESDFGFVHQVLTFLRVEEDSLTGQISDFYPYLLHAFICLKKYGRLYLPEDEYETRLRNISKRYFAALARGYLEGAGKEFRTYHRRGLQSIDYRLSPLTLAKHLACELLDLFRHPKAAARLLARYLA; encoded by the coding sequence ATGAAGGCGAACAGCCAGCCGCTGGTGAGCATAGTCACGCCGTTTTACAATACCGCCCGTTACCTGGCGGAGTGCATCGACAGCGTGCTGGCCCAGAATTACGACAACTGGGAGTATATCCTGGCGAACAACTGCAGTACCGACGGCTCGCGGGAGATTGCCGCCGCGTATGCCGAACGCGACCCCCGCATCCGGTTGGTCGACAATGACCGTTTCCTCGGCCAGGTGCAGAATTACAACCAGGCGCTGCGGCAGATTTCGCCCACCAGCGTCTATTGCAAGATCGTCCAGGCGGACGACTGGATTTTCCCCGACTGCCTCAAGGCGATGGTCGCGCTGGCCGTCGAGCACCCCCGGGTGGGGATCGTCGGGTCCTATTATCTCAACGGGACGCAGGTGTTGGGGAGCGGCCTGCCGTACCCCAGCACCATGGTGCCGGGGGCCGAGATCTGCCGATGGCATCTGCGGTACTATCCGGAACGCTACCTGTTCGGCACGCCGACTTCCCTGTTGTTCCGGAGCGATCTCGTCCGGGCGCGGCAGCCGTTTTACGATGAGGAGAGCCTCCTCGAAGACTATGAAGTCTGCTACGAGCTGCTGCAGGAGAGCGACTTCGGCTTTGTTCATCAGGTACTTACCTTCCTGCGGGTGGAAGAGGATTCCCTAACCGGACAAATCAGCGACTTTTACCCCTATCTCCTTCACGCGTTCATCTGTCTGAAGAAATACGGCCGGCTCTATCTGCCGGAAGATGAATACGAAACGCGGCTCCGCAACATCAGCAAGCGATATTTCGCTGCCCTGGCTCGCGGTTACCTGGAGGGGGCAGGGAAAGAGTTCCGGACGTATCACCGCCGCGGGCTGCAGAGTATCGATTATCGGCTCAGCCCGTTGACCCTGGCAAAGCATCTTGCGTGCGAGCTGCTCGACCTGTTCCGACATCCGAAGGCCGCGGCCCGGCTTCTGGCCCGCTACCTGGCCTGA
- a CDS encoding ABC transporter permease → MVGDKKTLFDYRDLFFMITWREIKIKYKQSIMGFLWALFMPILIITSGILVKMAFAKLAGTPFTFQEVAGVSVKAIPWAFFISSIRFSTNSLISNFNLVTKISFPKIIFPLSAICSQLVDFVVASLFLMVVLMANGYGLTVKALFAFVLILILIVLSAALGILFSAANLFFRDVKYIVEVIVTFAIFFTPVFYDVKMFDKWERVLLLNPVAPVLEGLNGCLVLGTIPYGGWIVYSAVFSVALLAIAVFLFQKIEPLFAENI, encoded by the coding sequence ATGGTTGGTGACAAGAAAACACTTTTCGATTATCGGGATCTCTTCTTCATGATCACCTGGCGCGAGATCAAGATCAAGTACAAGCAGTCGATCATGGGGTTCCTGTGGGCGCTGTTCATGCCGATCCTGATCATTACCTCGGGGATTCTGGTCAAAATGGCCTTTGCGAAGCTGGCCGGCACGCCGTTCACCTTCCAGGAGGTGGCCGGGGTCTCCGTTAAGGCGATCCCCTGGGCTTTTTTTATCTCGTCGATCCGCTTTTCGACCAACAGCCTGATCTCGAATTTCAACTTGGTCACCAAGATCAGCTTCCCGAAGATCATCTTCCCGCTCAGCGCGATCTGCTCGCAACTGGTCGATTTCGTCGTCGCATCGCTCTTCCTGATGGTCGTGCTGATGGCCAACGGCTATGGCCTGACCGTCAAGGCGCTCTTTGCCTTTGTCCTGATCCTGATCCTGATCGTCCTGTCGGCCGCCCTCGGTATCCTGTTTTCGGCCGCGAATCTCTTTTTCCGTGATGTCAAGTACATCGTGGAAGTCATCGTCACCTTCGCGATCTTTTTTACCCCGGTTTTCTATGACGTCAAGATGTTCGACAAGTGGGAGCGGGTTCTGCTTCTCAACCCGGTGGCCCCGGTACTGGAAGGGCTCAACGGCTGCCTGGTGCTGGGGACGATCCCCTACGGCGGCTGGATTGTCTACAGTGCCGTGTTTTCGGTTGCCCTGCTGGCAATAGCGGTTTTTCTCTTTCAGAAGATCGAACCGCTGTTCGCCGAAAATATCTAG
- a CDS encoding polysaccharide pyruvyl transferase family protein codes for MKHCDSRQLSIGLLTPYTGGNLGDGAIQEAVIANLRARFPGCRLQAFTLDPVNTERLHQIPCAPLTALSVPHYRVNTAPAPADAPKPMADEPMAVQRLKEAVKKIAPLYRLAQFARQVAKVAACLSAEARFLRDGYRTLKGLDLLIVSGGGQLDDYWGGPWGHPFSLLKWGVLARLANTPYLFLSVGTCAIESRLSFHFVKWALRLADYRSYRDARSKQRLEKMAFTGGDPVCPDLAFSLEIPRRSVSSVGAGGRPVVGVSPIAYLSSHSWPKSDLGTYEPYIATLKSFVASLLAEGTTVILYFTDSTDKVVVRELAGELQSFAADSPGTLAVQPTETVAELLQLMGRVDYVVASRLHGVILAHLMDRPVVAISYDTKVDTHMNELGQQEYCLDIHRLELAALCRAYAALRGESQAARTRISAQAAKYRSLLAAQYDGLLNYSGARVLTPARAMSRRCQ; via the coding sequence ATGAAGCACTGCGATTCTCGACAACTCAGTATTGGGCTCCTGACCCCTTACACCGGGGGGAATCTCGGTGACGGGGCGATTCAGGAAGCGGTGATCGCTAACCTGCGGGCGCGGTTTCCCGGCTGTCGTTTGCAGGCGTTTACCCTCGATCCGGTCAATACGGAACGGTTGCACCAGATCCCTTGTGCACCGTTGACGGCGCTCTCCGTCCCCCACTACCGGGTCAATACAGCGCCGGCGCCGGCGGACGCCCCCAAGCCGATGGCCGACGAGCCGATGGCCGTTCAACGACTGAAAGAAGCGGTGAAAAAGATCGCACCATTGTACCGTCTTGCGCAGTTCGCTCGCCAGGTGGCCAAGGTCGCAGCCTGTCTGTCGGCGGAAGCCCGTTTTCTTCGGGACGGGTATCGGACGCTGAAGGGGCTCGATCTGCTCATCGTCTCCGGCGGTGGCCAGCTGGACGATTATTGGGGCGGGCCCTGGGGACACCCGTTCTCATTATTGAAGTGGGGCGTGCTGGCCCGGCTGGCGAATACGCCCTATCTGTTTCTGAGTGTCGGAACGTGCGCGATCGAGTCGCGGCTGAGCTTTCACTTCGTCAAATGGGCGCTGAGGCTGGCCGACTATCGTTCCTACCGCGATGCCCGCTCGAAGCAGCGGCTGGAGAAGATGGCCTTTACCGGCGGCGATCCGGTCTGCCCGGACCTGGCATTCAGCCTCGAAATTCCCCGGCGCTCCGTTTCGTCGGTCGGCGCCGGCGGCAGACCGGTTGTCGGCGTCAGCCCGATCGCCTATCTATCGTCGCACTCCTGGCCGAAGAGCGACCTCGGGACCTACGAACCGTACATCGCCACGTTGAAGTCGTTCGTGGCGTCACTGCTGGCGGAAGGTACGACGGTGATCCTCTACTTCACCGACAGCACCGACAAGGTCGTGGTCAGGGAACTGGCAGGGGAGCTGCAAAGTTTCGCCGCCGATTCACCCGGTACGCTGGCGGTACAACCGACCGAGACGGTTGCCGAACTGCTCCAGTTGATGGGGCGGGTCGATTACGTGGTTGCCAGCCGGCTGCACGGAGTGATTCTCGCCCATCTGATGGATCGACCGGTGGTGGCGATCTCGTACGATACGAAGGTCGACACGCATATGAACGAACTGGGCCAGCAAGAGTATTGCCTGGACATCCATCGCCTGGAACTTGCTGCGTTGTGCCGGGCGTATGCCGCCCTCCGCGGGGAGAGCCAGGCGGCGCGGACGCGGATTTCGGCACAGGCGGCGAAGTACCGCTCGCTGCTGGCCGCGCAGTACGACGGATTGCTGAACTATTCCGGGGCACGGGTTTTAACCCCGGCCCGGGCCATGAGCAGGAGATGTCAATGA